A region from the Medicago truncatula cultivar Jemalong A17 chromosome 6, MtrunA17r5.0-ANR, whole genome shotgun sequence genome encodes:
- the LOC25495206 gene encoding RING-H2 finger protein ATL46, which yields MSETMYPKLLFEHTHLRMSLINHHQIYQKDGYFINFPPPSSQSSSSSSTTSTASGTTAPSSSSSTKISPAVLFIIVVLAVLFFISGLLHLLVRFLIKHPSSSSSSNRQHHNEISTSDALQRQLQQLFHLHDSGLDQAFIDALPVFQFKEIVGLNEPFDCAVCLCEFTEKDKLRLLPMCSHAFHISCIDTWLLSNSTCPLCRGTLQTNGFSIENPIFDFDDLREDDGCPCNGENRFGTRQKEIVVDEVVDKGVLPVRLGKFKKTNVEVGRENEEVGETSSSNLDARRCYSMGSYQYVVGNSELRVALNHESITHHDTRIIKGIENGVESDLEGKKISNVSKGESFSISKIWLWPRKGKFSSSSLEAHNGMTLPSYLNKDLQNHGV from the coding sequence ATGTCAGAAACTATGTATCCTAAGTTGTTATTTGAACATACCCATTTAAGAATGTCTTTGattaatcatcatcaaatttatcaaaaagatggttactttataaattttccaccaccatcatcacAATCTTCATCAAGttcttcaacaacatcaacagcaTCAGGAACAACAGcaccatcttcatcttctaGTACTAAGATTAGTCCAGCTGTTCTTTTCATCATAGTGGTTCTTgctgttttgtttttcatatcTGGTTTACTTCATTTGCTTGTTAGATTTCTCATAAAGCATCCATCTTCATCAAGTTCTTCTAATAGACAACATCATAAtgaaatttcaacttctgatgcaCTTCAAAGACAGCTACAACAGCTTTTTCATCTTCATGATTCTGGTTTAGATCAAGCTTTTATTGATGCACTACCTGTTTTTCAATTCAAGGAGATTGTTGGTTTGAATGAGCCTTTTGATTGTGCTGTTTGTTTGTGTGAGTTTACTGAGAAAGACAAGCTAAGATTGTTACCTATGTGTAGCCATGCTTTTCATATAAGTTGTATAGATACTTGGCTACTTTCAAACTCTACTTGTCCTCTTTGTAGAGGAACACTTCAAACTAATGGATTTTCTATTGAAAATCCGATATTCGATTTCGATGATCTTAGGGAAGATGATGGTTGTCCTTGTAATGGAGAGAATAGATTTGGTACTAGACAAAaagaaattgttgttgatgaagttGTAGATAAAGGGGTTTTGCCAGTTCGACTCGGGAAATTCAAGAAGACGAATGTGGAAGTCGGTCGAGAGAATGAAGAAGTAGGGGAAACAAGTAGTAGTAATTTGGATGCAAGAAGATGTTATTCAATGGGATCTTATCAATATGTGGTTGGAAATTCAGAGTTAAGGGTAGCCTTAAACCATGAGAGTATAACTCATCATGATACAAGGATTATCAAAGGAATTGAAAATGGTGTTGAGagtgatttggaaggaaagaagaTTAGTAATGTTAGTAAAGGTGAAAGTTTTTCTATTTCCAAGATTTGGTTATGGCCAAGAAAGGGAAAATTTTCTTCTAGTTCTTTAGAAGCTCATAATGGAATGACATTGCCATCTTATCTTAACAAAGATTTGCAGAATCATGGTGTATGA